A genomic region of Micrococcales bacterium contains the following coding sequences:
- a CDS encoding class II fructose-bisphosphate aldolase: MTQARVIDLVTDAAKTRAGIGAFNVIQLELAEAIVEGAEMAGRPTILQISQNCVLYHGSLAPIASASLALARQSEQPIGVNLDHATEPSLVAEALDLGIDSVMFDASTLSDQANRASTAAVVAMCHRRGVSVEAELGEIGGKDGVHAPGARTDPEQAAAFVEATGVDALAVAVGSSHGMTRRTAALDFDLIAALRAKVPVPLVLHGSSGVADADLAKAVTAGLTKINIGTLLNQTLTESIRATLANNPAMVNTRKYLGPARRAVAQVVAGLIGLLAGGVKP; the protein is encoded by the coding sequence GTGACCCAAGCCCGTGTTATCGACTTGGTCACTGACGCGGCCAAGACGAGAGCCGGCATCGGCGCCTTCAACGTAATTCAGCTGGAACTGGCTGAGGCCATAGTCGAAGGTGCCGAAATGGCCGGCCGGCCCACAATTCTCCAAATCAGCCAAAACTGCGTGTTGTACCACGGCTCGCTGGCGCCCATCGCCAGTGCCAGCCTGGCCCTGGCCAGGCAATCCGAGCAGCCAATTGGCGTCAACTTGGACCACGCGACTGAACCAAGCCTGGTAGCCGAGGCCCTTGACCTGGGCATCGATTCGGTTATGTTCGACGCTTCGACGCTGTCAGATCAGGCCAACCGGGCCTCAACTGCCGCCGTAGTGGCGATGTGCCACCGGCGCGGCGTTTCGGTCGAGGCCGAGTTGGGTGAGATTGGCGGCAAGGATGGTGTGCACGCGCCCGGCGCCCGCACAGACCCAGAACAGGCCGCCGCCTTTGTCGAGGCCACCGGCGTTGACGCCCTGGCCGTGGCGGTTGGCTCATCCCACGGCATGACCAGGCGGACCGCCGCACTCGACTTCGACCTGATCGCGGCGCTGCGGGCAAAAGTGCCGGTGCCGCTGGTTTTGCATGGCTCTTCGGGTGTGGCCGATGCCGATCTGGCCAAGGCCGTAACAGCCGGGTTAACCAAGATCAACATTGGCACCTTGCTCAACCAGACCTTGACCGAATCGATTCGCGCCACCTTGGCCAACAATCCAGCCATGGTCAACACGCGCAAATACCTTGGACCGGCTCGCAGAGCAGTCGCCCAGGTGGTGGCCGGACTAATCGGCTTGTTGGCTGGGGGCGTAAAGCCATGA
- a CDS encoding SIS domain-containing protein encodes MPQFSSNPPHVTVEIGSQPECWTRAAEQAPDEAAKLPQRGERVAVIGCGTSWFMAMAYAYKRESAGHGVTDAFAASSYRSHRDYDCVVAISRSGTTSEVAAALAKPQATARSVAILGVVDSPIAQGVDQVVDLGFADEQSVVQTRFATSTLALLRAHLGEDLEKPISQAEQAVQHPLNTNWLVADQVAYLGQGWTIGIAHEAALKMREASQGWAESYRAMEYRHGPISIAQPGRLVWMFGPAPAGLEQQVRETGASWIAPRFDPMAALVVAQRLAVERALVRGMDPDRPRHLSRSVVLEVNRGEAAGQ; translated from the coding sequence ATGCCACAATTCAGCTCAAACCCGCCCCACGTCACCGTCGAAATCGGCTCTCAGCCCGAATGCTGGACCAGAGCGGCTGAGCAGGCGCCGGATGAGGCGGCCAAACTGCCTCAGCGTGGCGAACGCGTCGCCGTGATTGGCTGCGGTACCAGCTGGTTCATGGCCATGGCTTATGCCTACAAACGCGAAAGCGCCGGACACGGCGTGACTGACGCCTTCGCCGCCTCAAGCTACCGGTCCCACCGTGACTACGACTGCGTTGTTGCCATTTCGCGTTCTGGCACCACCAGCGAGGTGGCCGCTGCCCTGGCCAAACCCCAAGCCACCGCCCGGTCTGTGGCCATTTTGGGCGTGGTCGACTCTCCCATTGCCCAAGGGGTCGACCAGGTAGTAGACCTGGGTTTTGCCGACGAGCAATCCGTTGTCCAGACTAGATTCGCCACCTCCACGCTGGCCCTGCTCAGGGCGCATCTTGGCGAGGACCTGGAAAAGCCGATCAGCCAGGCGGAACAGGCGGTCCAGCATCCGCTCAACACCAACTGGCTAGTGGCTGACCAAGTCGCCTATCTGGGGCAGGGCTGGACCATTGGTATAGCGCATGAGGCGGCCCTGAAGATGCGTGAGGCCTCACAGGGTTGGGCTGAGTCGTACCGGGCCATGGAATACCGCCACGGGCCCATCTCGATTGCCCAACCGGGCCGCCTGGTCTGGATGTTTGGCCCGGCCCCGGCCGGCCTGGAGCAACAGGTCCGCGAGACTGGTGCCAGTTGGATTGCCCCCAGGTTTGATCCGATGGCGGCTCTGGTCGTGGCCCAGCGCCTGGCAGTGGAAAGGGCACTGGTCAGAGGCATGGACCCGGACCGGCCACGTCACCTCAGCCGCTCGGTCGTGCTCGAAGTCAACCGCGGTGAGGCGGCAGGGCAGTGA
- a CDS encoding ROK family protein: MITPAVDLGGTYAKGALVDGDGHRVWQERIDTHAANGFETVIDRVTELLASLIARARSDYDYDSGPVGLAVPGLVDDQAGVAVFSANLGWRDLPLAASLSQQLGPEVVLSHDVTAGGVAEARLGAGKGAQTVLVVPIGTGIAAALVQRGRPYRGAHGAALEVGHLPMPGCDEPCSCGQTGCLERVASAAGIARLYARLAGVDSRSIDAEQVRHLAEAGHSQAAEIWDQARSYLSQAMCWLARILDPDRIVIGGGLAQAGDALIRPIADQLAANFSFIKPANVVTAQLGSWAGVVGAALLARDRDATATARD, encoded by the coding sequence ATGATCACCCCGGCGGTGGACCTTGGTGGTACATATGCCAAGGGCGCGCTAGTAGATGGGGATGGTCACAGGGTGTGGCAAGAACGCATCGACACTCACGCTGCTAATGGTTTCGAGACGGTGATCGACCGTGTCACCGAACTACTGGCCAGCCTGATCGCCCGGGCCCGAAGTGACTATGACTATGACAGTGGCCCGGTTGGCCTGGCCGTGCCCGGTCTGGTTGACGACCAGGCTGGCGTAGCCGTTTTCTCAGCCAACTTAGGTTGGCGCGATTTGCCGCTGGCCGCCTCTTTGAGCCAGCAACTTGGCCCCGAGGTGGTTCTAAGCCACGATGTCACAGCCGGTGGAGTGGCCGAGGCCCGCCTGGGGGCGGGCAAGGGAGCTCAGACCGTACTAGTTGTGCCCATCGGTACTGGGATCGCCGCAGCCCTAGTGCAACGTGGTAGGCCGTATCGCGGAGCCCACGGCGCCGCCTTAGAGGTTGGCCACTTGCCTATGCCGGGTTGTGACGAGCCTTGCTCCTGTGGCCAAACCGGCTGTCTCGAGCGCGTCGCTTCTGCCGCCGGCATCGCCCGGCTCTACGCCCGCCTGGCTGGGGTCGACAGCCGGTCGATTGATGCCGAACAGGTCCGTCACCTAGCTGAGGCCGGCCACAGCCAGGCCGCGGAGATTTGGGACCAGGCTCGCAGCTACCTGTCTCAGGCGATGTGCTGGCTGGCGCGCATTCTTGATCCCGACCGGATTGTCATAGGGGGCGGCCTGGCCCAGGCCGGTGACGCCCTGATCCGTCCCATCGCTGACCAACTAGCCGCCAATTTCAGCTTTATCAAACCTGCCAATGTCGTCACGGCCCAGCTCGGCTCCTGGGCCGGGGTAGTTGGTGCGGCTTTGCTGGCTAGAGACCGTGACGCGACGGCAACGGCGCGTGATTGA
- a CDS encoding DeoR/GlpR family DNA-binding transcription regulator, translating to MDRHERLSALLQILAERGKIGVDQAVKELGASAATIRRDLTLLQEQNLAARTHGGAVATSVSYDLPLRFKTSRFASQKAAIGKLAAAMVRPGQVVALNGGTTTLEVGRCLATRPDLAGQVHTAPVTVVTNAVNVASELLVRPHLKVVVTGGVVRAKSFELFGPLASSVIEQLSLDLVFLGVDGLDPDFGASAHSDAEAKTNAELAQAAARRVVVADSSKMAVKAFARICPVGDLDAIITDQGIDPVVKRRFEDANVKVHLAA from the coding sequence GTGGACCGTCACGAACGCCTTAGCGCCTTGCTTCAGATTCTGGCCGAACGCGGCAAGATCGGGGTTGACCAGGCAGTTAAGGAATTGGGTGCTTCGGCTGCGACCATTCGACGTGACCTGACTCTTCTCCAGGAGCAGAATCTGGCGGCCCGGACGCATGGTGGCGCCGTGGCCACATCGGTCAGCTATGACCTGCCTTTGCGCTTCAAGACATCACGTTTCGCCAGCCAAAAAGCGGCCATCGGCAAGCTGGCCGCCGCCATGGTCAGGCCCGGGCAGGTGGTCGCCCTCAATGGCGGTACCACCACGTTGGAGGTGGGCCGCTGCCTAGCGACGCGTCCGGATTTGGCCGGGCAAGTCCACACCGCTCCGGTAACCGTGGTCACAAACGCCGTCAATGTGGCCTCTGAACTCTTGGTTAGGCCCCACCTCAAAGTAGTTGTCACCGGCGGCGTGGTCCGTGCGAAGTCCTTCGAGCTGTTTGGCCCGTTGGCCTCATCGGTGATTGAACAGCTGTCCTTGGATCTTGTCTTCCTCGGTGTCGACGGTCTTGACCCCGATTTTGGCGCTTCGGCTCATTCAGACGCCGAGGCCAAGACCAACGCCGAATTGGCCCAGGCCGCGGCCAGGCGGGTGGTGGTGGCCGATTCATCAAAAATGGCGGTCAAGGCTTTCGCCCGGATCTGCCCTGTTGGCGATCTTGACGCCATCATTACCGATCAAGGCATTGATCCTGTCGTCAAACGTCGTTTCGAAGACGCCAACGTCAAGGTCCATCTGGCCGCCTGA